The following coding sequences are from one Niveibacterium umoris window:
- the folK gene encoding 2-amino-4-hydroxy-6-hydroxymethyldihydropteridine diphosphokinase: MTPLVRAWIALGANLGNPQATLDRAFESIARLPQTRLIARSSLYRTAPIDAPDQPDYWNAVAAVDTALEPLDLLHALQKIEASHGRVREFRNAPRTLDLDLLMFGGITLDADELTLPHPRMHLRAFVLAPLAEIDPDLAIPGVGRVASLLPAVRDQRIERVE; the protein is encoded by the coding sequence ATGACGCCGCTTGTTCGCGCCTGGATCGCGCTCGGCGCCAATCTGGGCAACCCGCAGGCCACGCTGGATCGCGCCTTCGAATCGATCGCCCGACTGCCGCAGACCCGCCTGATTGCGCGATCCTCGCTTTACCGTACCGCACCGATCGACGCGCCGGATCAGCCTGACTACTGGAACGCCGTCGCAGCTGTCGACACTGCACTGGAACCGCTCGATCTGCTGCACGCCTTGCAGAAGATCGAAGCGAGCCACGGTCGCGTGCGGGAATTCCGCAACGCACCTCGCACGCTCGACCTCGACCTGCTGATGTTCGGCGGCATCACACTTGACGCTGACGAGCTGACGCTGCCGCACCCACGCATGCACTTGCGCGCATTCGTGCTGGCGCCGCTGGCCGAGATCGACCCCGACCTGGCAATTCCCGGCGTCGGCCGCGTCGCCTCCTTGTTGCCGGCGGTACGCGACCAGCGCATCGAGCGGGTCGAATAG
- a CDS encoding deoxynucleoside kinase gives MLDKARHIVVEGPIGAGKTSFAQRLAQRLDADLMLEQPELNPFLERFYDNMDRWALATQVAFLYQRHDLLTRFSSHPLERRVVSDFLIEKDPLFAGLTLGPDEERLYQRLYSTLQPQIPRPDLVIYLQAQPEILMDRVRKRGVGAERNITESYLASVSERYASFFHQYDAAPLFIVNAEVLNPIDHDDDFELLVDRLTAMRSYREFFGYAQ, from the coding sequence ATGCTCGACAAGGCGCGCCACATCGTGGTGGAAGGTCCGATAGGCGCTGGCAAGACCAGCTTTGCACAACGACTCGCCCAGCGACTCGACGCAGATCTGATGCTCGAACAACCCGAGCTCAATCCCTTTCTCGAGCGCTTCTACGACAACATGGACCGCTGGGCACTCGCGACGCAAGTCGCTTTCCTTTACCAGCGCCACGACCTGTTGACGCGATTTTCCAGCCATCCACTTGAGCGTCGGGTCGTTTCCGATTTCCTGATCGAGAAAGACCCCCTGTTTGCAGGCCTCACGCTGGGCCCGGACGAAGAACGGCTCTACCAACGTCTGTACAGCACCTTGCAGCCACAGATTCCGCGGCCAGATCTTGTGATCTACCTGCAGGCACAACCTGAAATCCTGATGGATCGCGTGCGCAAGCGCGGCGTGGGCGCCGAACGCAACATCACCGAGAGCTACCTCGCAAGCGTCTCGGAACGCTACGCGAGCTTCTTCCACCAGTACGATGCGGCGCCACTGTTCATCGTGAATGCCGAAGTGCTGAACCCGATCGATCACGACGACGATTTCGAGCTTCTGGTCGATCGCCTGACGGCCATGCGCAGCTACCGGGAGTTCTTCGGCTACGCACAGTAA
- the panB gene encoding 3-methyl-2-oxobutanoate hydroxymethyltransferase, producing MTYLQNERPVTLTELAKMRTEQRKIAMLTAYDASFAALLERSGVDVILVGDSLGNVLQGHGSTLPVTIEQMVYHTQCVARGCKRPMIIADMPFGSYQESPAQAFRNAALLMAAGAHMVKLEGGAYMAETVRFLVERGIPVCAHIGLTPQAVNQLGGYRVQGRTEESARRLKDDALALEAAGAALVVLEMVPATLASEVSAALKSMATIGIGAGKDTDGQVLVLHDLLGVFPGKKARFVRNFMDGASSIEQAVTNYVVAVKDGSFPAAEHVY from the coding sequence ATGACCTACCTCCAGAACGAACGCCCCGTCACCCTCACCGAGCTTGCAAAGATGCGCACCGAGCAACGCAAGATCGCGATGCTTACCGCGTACGATGCGAGCTTCGCGGCCTTGCTCGAGCGCAGCGGCGTCGACGTGATCCTCGTCGGTGACTCGCTCGGCAACGTACTTCAAGGGCATGGCAGCACACTGCCTGTGACCATCGAACAGATGGTCTATCACACCCAGTGTGTGGCGCGTGGCTGCAAGCGTCCGATGATCATCGCCGACATGCCTTTCGGCTCGTACCAGGAGAGCCCGGCGCAAGCCTTCCGCAATGCCGCGCTGCTCATGGCCGCCGGCGCACATATGGTCAAGCTCGAAGGCGGTGCCTACATGGCCGAGACCGTGCGTTTCCTGGTCGAACGCGGAATCCCGGTGTGCGCCCACATCGGCCTGACGCCGCAGGCGGTGAATCAGCTCGGCGGTTACCGCGTCCAGGGTCGCACCGAGGAGAGCGCACGGCGCCTCAAGGACGACGCGCTCGCACTCGAAGCCGCCGGCGCTGCACTCGTCGTACTCGAGATGGTGCCTGCGACGCTGGCATCGGAAGTCTCGGCAGCTTTGAAGTCGATGGCGACTATTGGCATCGGTGCCGGCAAGGACACCGACGGCCAGGTGCTCGTCTTGCACGATCTGCTCGGCGTCTTTCCTGGCAAGAAAGCCCGCTTTGTCCGCAATTTCATGGACGGCGCATCGTCAATCGAACAGGCGGTGACGAACTACGTCGTAGCGGTCAAGGACGGGAGTTTCCCGGCGGCCGAACACGTCTACTGA